In one Melospiza melodia melodia isolate bMelMel2 chromosome 5, bMelMel2.pri, whole genome shotgun sequence genomic region, the following are encoded:
- the PPP2CB gene encoding serine/threonine-protein phosphatase 2A catalytic subunit beta isoform, with product MEEKGFAKELDQWIEQLNECRQLSESQVRSLCEKAKEILTKESNVQEVRCPVTVCGDVHGQFHDLMELFRIGGKSPDTNYLFMGDYVDRGYYSVETVTLLVALKVRYPERITILRGNHESRQITQVYGFYDECLRKYGNANVWKYFTDLFDYLPLTALVDGQIFCLHGGLSPSIDTLDHIRALDRLQEVPHEGPMCDLLWSDPDDRGGWGISPRGAGYTFGQDISETFNHANGLTLVSRAHQLVMEGYNWCHDRNVVTIFSAPNYCYRCGNQAAIMELDDTLKYSFLQFDPAPRRGEPHVTRRTPDYFL from the exons ATGGAGGAGAAGGGCTTCGCCAAGGAGCTGGACCAGTGGATCGAGCAGCTGAACGAGTGCCGGCAGCTGAGCGAGAGCCAGGTCCGCAGCCTGTGCGAGAAG GCTAAGGAAATCCTTACCAAGGAATCCAATGTGCAAGAGGTACGCTGCCCCGTCACCGTCTGCGGGGATGTCCACGGGCAGTTCCACGACCTCATGGAGCTCTTCAGGATCGGTGGCAAGTCTCCAGACACAAACTACCTGTTCATGGGAGACTACGTGGACAGAGGCTATTACTCAGTGGAGACAGTGACTCTGCTGGTGGCGCTGAAG GTGCGGTACCCAGAGCGCATCACGATCCTGAGGGGCAACCACGAGAGCAGGCAAATCACCCAGGTGTACGGCTTCTACGACGAGTGCCTGCGCAAGTACGGCAACGCCAACGTCTGGAAGTACTTCACAGACCTGTTTGATTACCTGCCTCTCACAGCTCTAGTAGACGGCCAG ATATTCTGCCTCCATGGTGGCCTCTCTCCATCCATAGATACACTGGATCATATCAGGGCTCTGGACCGCCTGCAGGAAGTTCCACATGAG GGTCCGATGTGTGATCTGTTGTGGTCGGACCCGGATGACCGCGGTGGCTGGGGCATTTCCCCACGTGGTGCTGGCTACACCTTCGGGCAGGACATTTCGGAAACCTTCAACCACGCCAATGGTCTCACACTGGTCTCCCGCGCTCACCAGCTGGTCATGGAG GGTTATAACTGGTGCCATGACCGGAATGTGGTGACCATCTTCAGTGCCCCCAATTACTGCTACCGCTGTGGGAACCAGGCTGCTATCATGGAACTAGATGACACTTTAAAATATTCCTT CCTCCAGTTTGACCCAGCACCTCGTCGTGGAGAGCCTCATGTTACCCGTCGTACCCCAGACTACTTCCTATAA
- the GSR gene encoding glutathione reductase, mitochondrial isoform X1 codes for MAAAAYELLVLGGGSGGLAGARRAAELGARVALVEPQRLGGTCVNVGCVPKKVMWNTAVHAEFVHDHADYGFETAGVKFNWRTIKEKRDAYVRRLNDIYENNVKKAHIDIIRGYCKFTADPEPTIEVNGKKYTAPHILIATGGRPAVPSDSEIPGASLGMTSDGFFDLEELPRRSVVVGAGYIAVEMVGILSTLGSKSSLLIRHDKVLRTFDSLISSNCTQELENTGVDVWKHTQVKRVTKSPRGLLDVTVASVAPGHKPTEAVIRDVDCLLWAVGREPNSDGLGLEQVGVRMDPKGHVVVDEYQNTTRRGIYAIGDVCGRALLTPVAIAAGRKLAHRLFEGRQDSRLDYENIPTVVFSHPPIGTVGLTEEEAMAIHGKDKVKIYNTSFTPLYHAVTQRKVKCVMKLVCTGKEEKVVGLHMQGLGCDEMLQGFAVAIKMGATKADLDNTVAIHPTSAEELVTLR; via the exons ATGGCGGCGGCCGCCTacgagctgctggtgctgggcggCGGCTCCGGGGGACTGGCGGGGGCCCGCCGGGCGGCCGAGCTCGGCGCCCGGGTCGCGCTGGTGGAGCCGCAGCGCCTCGGCGGCACCTGC GTCAATGTTGGATGTGTGCCCAAAAAG GTGATGTGGAACACGGCGGTGCACGCAGAGTTTGTCCACGACCATGCTGACTATGGCTTTGAAACTGCGGGTGTCAAGTTCAACTGGAG GACCATAAAGGAGAAGCGAGATGCCTACGTGCGGCGCCTCAATGACATCTATGAGAACAATGTGAAGAAG GCTCACATTGACATCATCCGGGGCTACTGCAAGTTTACCGCTGATCCCGAGCCAACCATCGAAGTGAACGGGAAAAAGTACACGGCTCCTCATATCCTTATAGCCACGGGAGGGCGCCCGGCTGTCCCTTCCGACAGCGAAATTCCTG gtgccagcctggggaTGACCAGTGATGGTTTCTTCGacctggaggagctgcccag GCGCAGCGTCGTCGTCGGGGCCGGCTACATCGCGGTGGAGATGGTGGGGATCCTCTCCACGCTGGGCTCCAAGTCCTCGCTGCTCATCCGCCACGACAAG gtgctgcgaACCTTTGACTCCCTAATCAGCTCCAACTGCACCCAGGAGCTGGAGAACACCGGGGTGGATGTCTGGAAGCACACACAG GTTAAGAGGGTCACCAAGTCTCCACGTGGGCTGCTGGATGTAACGGTGGCCTCGGTGGCACCCGGCCACAAGCCGACAGAGGCAGTGATCCGGGACGTGGACTGCCTACTGTGGGCCGTGGGGCGGGAGCCCAACTCTGACGGGCTGGGCCTGGAGCAAGTG GGCGTGCGAATGGACCCCAAGGGCCACGTGGTGGTGGATGAATACCAGAACACCACCAGGAGAGGGATCTACGCCATCGGGGATGTGTGTGGGAGAGCCCTCCTCACCCCAG tggccATTGCAGCTGGTAGGAAGCTGGCCCACAGGCTCTTCGAGGGCAGGCAGGATTCCCGGCTGGACTACGAGAACATCCCCACGGTTGTCTTCAGCCACCCGCCCATCGGCACTGTGGGGCTCACCGaag AGGAGGCCATGGCCATACATGGGAAGGACAAGGTGAAGATCTACAACACATCCTTCACTCCCTTGTACCACGCTGTCACCCAGAGGAAGGTGAAGTGTGTCATGaagctggtgtgcactggcaaGGAGGAGAAG GTGGTGGGATTGCACATGCAAGGGCTGGGCTGTGACGAAATGCTGCAGGGCTTCGCCGTGGCCATCAAAATGGGGGCCACCAAGGCCGACCTGGACAACACCGTAGCCATTCACCCCACTTCTGCTGAGGAGCTGGTGACGCTGCGCTGA
- the GSR gene encoding glutathione reductase, mitochondrial isoform X2 has protein sequence MPMAPGSCVAQLQGGKAELQSMVNVGCVPKKVMWNTAVHAEFVHDHADYGFETAGVKFNWRTIKEKRDAYVRRLNDIYENNVKKAHIDIIRGYCKFTADPEPTIEVNGKKYTAPHILIATGGRPAVPSDSEIPGASLGMTSDGFFDLEELPRRSVVVGAGYIAVEMVGILSTLGSKSSLLIRHDKVLRTFDSLISSNCTQELENTGVDVWKHTQVKRVTKSPRGLLDVTVASVAPGHKPTEAVIRDVDCLLWAVGREPNSDGLGLEQVGVRMDPKGHVVVDEYQNTTRRGIYAIGDVCGRALLTPVAIAAGRKLAHRLFEGRQDSRLDYENIPTVVFSHPPIGTVGLTEEEAMAIHGKDKVKIYNTSFTPLYHAVTQRKVKCVMKLVCTGKEEKVVGLHMQGLGCDEMLQGFAVAIKMGATKADLDNTVAIHPTSAEELVTLR, from the exons ATGCCGATGGCTCCTGGATCCTGTGTAGCGCAACTGCAAGGCGGTAAAGCAGAACTCCAGAGCATG GTCAATGTTGGATGTGTGCCCAAAAAG GTGATGTGGAACACGGCGGTGCACGCAGAGTTTGTCCACGACCATGCTGACTATGGCTTTGAAACTGCGGGTGTCAAGTTCAACTGGAG GACCATAAAGGAGAAGCGAGATGCCTACGTGCGGCGCCTCAATGACATCTATGAGAACAATGTGAAGAAG GCTCACATTGACATCATCCGGGGCTACTGCAAGTTTACCGCTGATCCCGAGCCAACCATCGAAGTGAACGGGAAAAAGTACACGGCTCCTCATATCCTTATAGCCACGGGAGGGCGCCCGGCTGTCCCTTCCGACAGCGAAATTCCTG gtgccagcctggggaTGACCAGTGATGGTTTCTTCGacctggaggagctgcccag GCGCAGCGTCGTCGTCGGGGCCGGCTACATCGCGGTGGAGATGGTGGGGATCCTCTCCACGCTGGGCTCCAAGTCCTCGCTGCTCATCCGCCACGACAAG gtgctgcgaACCTTTGACTCCCTAATCAGCTCCAACTGCACCCAGGAGCTGGAGAACACCGGGGTGGATGTCTGGAAGCACACACAG GTTAAGAGGGTCACCAAGTCTCCACGTGGGCTGCTGGATGTAACGGTGGCCTCGGTGGCACCCGGCCACAAGCCGACAGAGGCAGTGATCCGGGACGTGGACTGCCTACTGTGGGCCGTGGGGCGGGAGCCCAACTCTGACGGGCTGGGCCTGGAGCAAGTG GGCGTGCGAATGGACCCCAAGGGCCACGTGGTGGTGGATGAATACCAGAACACCACCAGGAGAGGGATCTACGCCATCGGGGATGTGTGTGGGAGAGCCCTCCTCACCCCAG tggccATTGCAGCTGGTAGGAAGCTGGCCCACAGGCTCTTCGAGGGCAGGCAGGATTCCCGGCTGGACTACGAGAACATCCCCACGGTTGTCTTCAGCCACCCGCCCATCGGCACTGTGGGGCTCACCGaag AGGAGGCCATGGCCATACATGGGAAGGACAAGGTGAAGATCTACAACACATCCTTCACTCCCTTGTACCACGCTGTCACCCAGAGGAAGGTGAAGTGTGTCATGaagctggtgtgcactggcaaGGAGGAGAAG GTGGTGGGATTGCACATGCAAGGGCTGGGCTGTGACGAAATGCTGCAGGGCTTCGCCGTGGCCATCAAAATGGGGGCCACCAAGGCCGACCTGGACAACACCGTAGCCATTCACCCCACTTCTGCTGAGGAGCTGGTGACGCTGCGCTGA